The genome window TCTTCTGACCGTCTGTATTTGCAAAAAATAATTGTCGTTTCTTCTTTTCCAGCAATTAATGATTCTGTAATAGTAAATTTTTCAGAAGAAAGACAGTAACAATGTTGCATCACTTGAGACATTTCTAAAAAATTAATGTTGATTGTATATGCAGCGGCTTTTTGGAGATAGTCTTCTTTTATTTCATAATATTGCTTTAAAAGTTCCTCATCAATGGAAAAATCATGACGAATATAATGCCATTTGACAGCTAATTCATGCGAAGAAGTAAAAATAAAAGGGGTGATTAATTTATATAAGTACTCTAAATTATGATACTTTTTAATGATATCCATTGATTGTTGCGTACTTTGTGTTAGTTGCGTAATAGTGACGTATTCGCAAAAAGTTTTTTTAAACTGGGAAAAACTTAGATTTAATATTTTAGGAGATAAAAATTCGAGTTGTGACCATAAATCCAAAATATTACGACTAAGAGGTGTACCGTTCATAATTAATTTATAGGTAGCCAAACGAGAGAGTTTAATCGCTCGTTGTGTTCGAAGGGCATGGATGTTTTTTATCTTTAGACTTTCATCCATAATAATGTAACTATTGGTGGAATTTTTGAGTTTATTCCGGCAATACAGGTATAAGCGATCAGAGTTGGAGAGAGATTCAATACCGATGATTTCTTGTGGGAATTTATAACCCCATTTGTTTATTTCAATTTCGAGATTTTCTTTTGTTTGAAAAGGGGTAATCCATAAAACATAATCTGGTTTTGCGTCGTTGATTAACTCGCAAGCTACCCGAGTTTTTCCACTCCCTGGTTTCATAAATAGAGCGCCAACCTTATATTTTTTGAGTTTTATGAATGCTTTTTTCTGGTTATCTAATAAGGTCATTTTCAATTATCACATCTTTTTCTATTTTTTTAGGAATATGTGTACGAACTTTGACAATGCTGTCATTCACTTTTTTTGTGTGGAAAAACTGCATTATCTCGTCACTTTCTTTTTTAAAGCAAAGAATCATTTTGGAGACACTTAATTCTTTCTTTTCTGTATGTTTTTTTAGAAAGAAGTTCCATGTATCTGGAAAATAAAAATAACTGTATTGTGGTGTAAGTGAAAACACCATCTTTTTAGGTAGCAAGAAAAAATAACCTTCATATTCACTTTCAGAGGGCATTTCAATAATTGTTTGATTATCCCATTGTTCTACACGTTCACTATATGTATAAATTTTGTGCCATTTTACCATTTATATCTAATGCTCCTATGTGTTTTGTCGTTTTCGTTCACTTTTATCTATTTATTCGTTTATTTTATCACAAATAATATTAAAGTTAAGGATAAAACTGTTTTGATGGACGGAAAAATTATTATAAATAAGAAAAATTGTGGATAAAAAAAGGAAGGCTAGGAGCAAATTTAAATGTTTTTTTATTTTTTGGTAGAAAACACTTTTGTAATAGCCAGCTTTTTAGTAGAATAGATAATGGTGGATGGAAAACTTTTCTATCTATGAATAGAATATGAAATTGGAGGCTATTATGGATACCCCAGATTATAAACGAGTTGTATTAAAATTAAGCGGT of Listeria monocytogenes contains these proteins:
- a CDS encoding SNF2-related protein gives rise to the protein MKMTLLDNQKKAFIKLKKYKVGALFMKPGSGKTRVACELINDAKPDYVLWITPFQTKENLEIEINKWGYKFPQEIIGIESLSNSDRLYLYCRNKLKNSTNSYIIMDESLKIKNIHALRTQRAIKLSRLATYKLIMNGTPLSRNILDLWSQLEFLSPKILNLSFSQFKKTFCEYVTITQLTQSTQQSMDIIKKYHNLEYLYKLITPFIFTSSHELAVKWHYIRHDFSIDEELLKQYYEIKEDYLQKAAAYTININFLEMSQVMQHCYCLSSEKFTITESLIAGKEETTIIFCKYRRSEEALQQAFPNVKITTFAKSSYGLNLQFYNQIIYFDKTFDYSQRDQSERRIYRTGQTQDCYYHDLSGNVGLDSLIDTNISKKTSLLQEFKKELSQKNSFEVIMDAF